In a genomic window of Strix aluco isolate bStrAlu1 chromosome 3, bStrAlu1.hap1, whole genome shotgun sequence:
- the ZBTB2 gene encoding zinc finger and BTB domain-containing protein 2 isoform X2, with amino-acid sequence MQLRQGDTHICRTVAVNMSKTQKPNSECVRLKATDIQPDIFSYLLHLMYTGKMAPQLIDPVRLEQGIKFLHAYPLIQEASLASQGTFSHPDQVFPLASSLYGIQIADHQIRHPTKVTSATDKLGREPRPQTSRMNQEQVSEGSQLSQLATTLPQVTRTNMSTSDPLPSSLSPELVSAAGNNSPAGEEANMEASSSDEQPASLTIAHVKPSIMKRNGSFPKYYACHLCGRRFNLRSSLREHLQIHTGVPFTSSQQGESNISLSLCNNTADKDAVEVPEAGMISDSELQQISDSPIIDGQQQSETPPPSDIADIDNLEQADQEREVKRRKYECSICGRKFIQKSHWREHMYIHTGKPFKCSTCDKSFCRANQAARHVCLNQSMDTYTMVDKQTLELCTFEEGSQMDNMLVQTNKPYKCNLCDKTFSTPNEVVKHSCQNQNSVFTLEEDRSILLGGGDTEATETDNAVLASIKKEQEAVLLD; translated from the exons ATGCAGTTGAGACAAGGTGATACTCACATTTGCAGAACTGTAGCTGTAAACATGAGTAAGACACAGAAGCCAAACAG CGAATGTGTCCGTTTGAAAGCGACTGACATACAGCCAGATATCTTCAGTTATCTCTTGCATTTGATGTACACTGGGAAGATGGCACCGCAACTCATTGACCCAGTTCGACTAGAACAGGGAATAAAGTTTCTGCATGCATATCCACTAATTCAAGAGGCCAGCCTTGCAAGTCAGGGAACTTTTTCTCACCCGGATCAAGTTTTTCCATTAGCATCTTCATTATACGGCATTCAGATTGCAGATCACCAGATAAGACATCCCACTAAGGTTACATCAGCGACTGACAAACTCGGGCGAGAACCAAGGCCGCAGACATCACGGATGAACCAAGAGCAGGTTTCTGAAGGCTCACAGCTCTCGCAGTTAGCTACAACTCTGCCACAAGTGACCCGGACAAATATGTCCACTTCTGACCCATTGCCATCTTCTTTATCTCCAGAATTGGTATCTGCTGCTGGTAATAATTCACCTGCAGGAGAAGAGGCCAACATGGAGGCATCTTCTTCAGATGAACAGCCCGCCTCACTCACAATAGCACATGTCAAGCCAAGCATTATGAAAAGGAATGGAAGCTTCCCAAAATACTATGCCTGCCACCTCTGCGGTCGCCGGTTCAATTTGCGAAGTAGTTTGCGTGAGCACCTGCAGATCCACACAGGAGTTCCCTTCACGTCTAGCCAGCAGGGAGAAAGTAATATTTCTTTGTCTCTCTGTAACAACACAGCTGATAAAGATGCTGTGGAAGTGCCTGAAGCAGGGATGATTAGTGACAGCGAGCTGCAGCAGATCTCAGACTCCCCAATAATTGATGGGCAGCAGCAGTCAGAGACACCGCCCCCCTCTGATATTGCAGACATAGACAACTTGGAGCAGGCAGATCAAGAGAGGGAGGTAAAAAGACGGAAATACGAATGTTCCATCTGTGGTCGCAAATTTATTCAGAAAAGCCACTGGAGGGagcacatgtacatacacactgGCAAGCCCTTCAAGTGCAGCACTTGTGACAAAAGCTTTTGTAGGGCTAACCAGGCTGCCAGACACGTGTGCCTAAACCAGAGCATGGACACATACACCATGGTGGACAAACAGACTCTGGAACTCTGTACTTTTGAGGAAGGCAGTCAAATGGACAACATGCTAGTACAGACCAACAAGCCCTACAAATGTAACTTGTGTGACAAAACATTTTCAACTCCCAATGAAGTAGTCAAACATTCGTGCCAAAATCAAAACTCTGTCTTTACACTAGAAGAAGATCGCTCCATTCTGCTAGGTGGTGGGGACACAGAAGCCACAGAGACTGATAATGCAGTGTTAGCCTCCATCAAAAAGGAGCAGGAAGCAGTGTTGTTAGACTGA
- the ZBTB2 gene encoding zinc finger and BTB domain-containing protein 2 isoform X3: MYTGKMAPQLIDPVRLEQGIKFLHAYPLIQEASLASQGTFSHPDQVFPLASSLYGIQIADHQIRHPTKVTSATDKLGREPRPQTSRMNQEQVSEGSQLSQLATTLPQVTRTNMSTSDPLPSSLSPELVSAAGNNSPAGEEANMEASSSDEQPASLTIAHVKPSIMKRNGSFPKYYACHLCGRRFNLRSSLREHLQIHTGVPFTSSQQGESNISLSLCNNTADKDAVEVPEAGMISDSELQQISDSPIIDGQQQSETPPPSDIADIDNLEQADQEREVKRRKYECSICGRKFIQKSHWREHMYIHTGKPFKCSTCDKSFCRANQAARHVCLNQSMDTYTMVDKQTLELCTFEEGSQMDNMLVQTNKPYKCNLCDKTFSTPNEVVKHSCQNQNSVFTLEEDRSILLGGGDTEATETDNAVLASIKKEQEAVLLD; this comes from the coding sequence ATGTACACTGGGAAGATGGCACCGCAACTCATTGACCCAGTTCGACTAGAACAGGGAATAAAGTTTCTGCATGCATATCCACTAATTCAAGAGGCCAGCCTTGCAAGTCAGGGAACTTTTTCTCACCCGGATCAAGTTTTTCCATTAGCATCTTCATTATACGGCATTCAGATTGCAGATCACCAGATAAGACATCCCACTAAGGTTACATCAGCGACTGACAAACTCGGGCGAGAACCAAGGCCGCAGACATCACGGATGAACCAAGAGCAGGTTTCTGAAGGCTCACAGCTCTCGCAGTTAGCTACAACTCTGCCACAAGTGACCCGGACAAATATGTCCACTTCTGACCCATTGCCATCTTCTTTATCTCCAGAATTGGTATCTGCTGCTGGTAATAATTCACCTGCAGGAGAAGAGGCCAACATGGAGGCATCTTCTTCAGATGAACAGCCCGCCTCACTCACAATAGCACATGTCAAGCCAAGCATTATGAAAAGGAATGGAAGCTTCCCAAAATACTATGCCTGCCACCTCTGCGGTCGCCGGTTCAATTTGCGAAGTAGTTTGCGTGAGCACCTGCAGATCCACACAGGAGTTCCCTTCACGTCTAGCCAGCAGGGAGAAAGTAATATTTCTTTGTCTCTCTGTAACAACACAGCTGATAAAGATGCTGTGGAAGTGCCTGAAGCAGGGATGATTAGTGACAGCGAGCTGCAGCAGATCTCAGACTCCCCAATAATTGATGGGCAGCAGCAGTCAGAGACACCGCCCCCCTCTGATATTGCAGACATAGACAACTTGGAGCAGGCAGATCAAGAGAGGGAGGTAAAAAGACGGAAATACGAATGTTCCATCTGTGGTCGCAAATTTATTCAGAAAAGCCACTGGAGGGagcacatgtacatacacactgGCAAGCCCTTCAAGTGCAGCACTTGTGACAAAAGCTTTTGTAGGGCTAACCAGGCTGCCAGACACGTGTGCCTAAACCAGAGCATGGACACATACACCATGGTGGACAAACAGACTCTGGAACTCTGTACTTTTGAGGAAGGCAGTCAAATGGACAACATGCTAGTACAGACCAACAAGCCCTACAAATGTAACTTGTGTGACAAAACATTTTCAACTCCCAATGAAGTAGTCAAACATTCGTGCCAAAATCAAAACTCTGTCTTTACACTAGAAGAAGATCGCTCCATTCTGCTAGGTGGTGGGGACACAGAAGCCACAGAGACTGATAATGCAGTGTTAGCCTCCATCAAAAAGGAGCAGGAAGCAGTGTTGTTAGACTGA